The DNA region CGCAAGATGCCCATGCCCTGCTGGGGAGCAGACCTCTCGGGAATAGATTTCGACGATTACTACTATTATGCCAAGCCTGTGAATGAGCAAAGCGGCTCTTGGGAAGATCTCCCCCAGGATATCCGTGACACCTACGAACGATTGGGAATCCCGGAGGCGGAGCGCCGATTCTTAGGCGGGGTGGGAGCCCAGTATGATTCCGAGATGGTGTATCACAAGATCCGGAAAGATTTTGAATCAAAGGGCATTCTCTTTATGGATACCGAAACAGGAGAGCGCGAACACGAAGAGCTTTTTCGTAAGTATTTTGCCTCCGTTGTCCCTCCGGCCGACAATAAATTTGCGGCCCTCAACGCTGCCGTCTGGTCCGGCGGTTCCTTTGTCTATGTGCCCAAGGGGGTAAAGGTTGATATCCCCCTTCAGGCTTACTTCCGTATCAATACCAAGAGCCTGGCGCAGTTCGAACGTACTCTGATCGTGGTGGATGAGGGGGCCTTCGTTCACTATATCGAGGGCTGTACCGCACCTATATATGCAAAGGATTCCCTCCATACCGGGGTGGTTGAGATCGTCGCCCTCCCCGGGGCAAGGGTGCGATATTCGACCATACAAAACTGGTCGACCAATGTATACAACTTGGTTACCCAGCGTGCCAAGGCGCATGCGGGAGCCACCGTCGAATGGGTAGATGGTAACATCGGTTCGAAAAGTACCATGAAGTACCCCTGCGTTATCCTTGCGGGAGAAGGGGCCCACGGAGAGGTCCTTTCGATTGCCTTTGCAGGCCGGGGCCAGGAACAGGATGCCGGCGGCAAGATGATACACCTGGCGAATAACACCTCCAGCGTCATCACTTCCAAGTCCATCAGTAAGGATGGCGGAATCTCCAGTTATCGTGGGCTTGTAAAGGTTGCTCCGCATCTGCGTGGTGTGAAAAGTAAGGTTGAGTGTGATGCCCTCATCCTGGATGAGGAATCTACAAGTAATACCTACCCTACAATGGATATTCAGACTGACGATGTACGGATGGAGCATGAGGCAAAGGTGTCGAAAATCTCAGAGGATGAACTTTTCTACCTCCAGAGCCGGGGTATAGATGAGGAAGAGGCCGCCAAAATGATTGTAGCCGGCTTCATAGATCCTCTTGTTCGGGAACTCCCCATGGAATATGCGGTAGAGCTTAATCGTCTCATCGATCTTGAGATGGAAGGAGCGGTAGGATAATGAACGAAAGGACGATGGAGGCTATCCGGCTTTCCTGGCTGAGCGAGCACAAAAACAAAGCGGAGGCTGCCTGGAAGCAGCTCCCCTGGCCGGGAAGAAAGAACCCCCAGTGGAAGAATAGCCCCGTCTCGCTTTTTGAGGCGGAAACCTTTACTACAGAACAGGATTGGGAAGAGCATGCCTGGGATACCGTTGATACCGCTTCTGACCCGCGGGCCACAGCGTCCCGTGCTATTGATGATGACAGCTATGCTGCTGTCCTCCGTCTTGTGGATGGCAAACCCGACTTTGATAAGCAAACCATAGAAAGCCGGGGAATTGAACTCTCTTTTGGAGCGGCCCCCGAGTGGGGAGCCCGTTTTATAGAGGCCTCTGATCTGTCGGACAAACTCCATGCCCGGCTCTTTGCCGAAGCGGCGCCGGTAATGAGCCTCTCGATAGCATCTGACGTGAATCTTGCAGGCCCAATCCTTTTGGATTGGGTGGATGGTCGACACAATTTCTATGCGGCACCGCTCATTTTTCTGAAGATAGGGGAGGCGGCACAGCTTCGCCTTACCCTGTGCTGGCGTAATCCCGACGGCCGAAAAACGCGTCTTTTTCTCTCTCCCGCTCTTTTCGTCGATCTTGGACGAAACGCCCGTCTGGACCTTTTTGAGCTTGAGCACCTTAGTCACAGGGATCGATTCCTCGACTATCCGGTTGCCATTTTGGAAGAGAAGGCGGAACTCCGCTGGAGCCGTGGCATCTTTGGGGTTGGAGTGTCAAAGAGTACAATTCTTGCCCGCCTGGAGGGGCGGGCCTCCCGTTTCGATTTTGCCGCGGCTTATGCATCTCCAGACAAGAGCCATGTTGATATTTCAGTGACACAGCGTCATATTGCGCCTTTTACCTGGTCCCGTTCTCGCCTGGATGCCGTGGCGGATGGAAGCGGCAAGGCTATTTCCCACGGTCTCATTGAGGTGAAGGAGTCCGCTATCGGTACCGATGCCTATCTTTCTACGAAGACTCTGGCCCTTTCTCCACATGCCAAGGCGGTAAGTCTGCCGGAACTTGCGATCAAGACGAATGATCTGACTGCCAGTCATGGTTCCACTGTCGGTACCATCAGCCCCGATGAGCTTTTCTACCTGGCCAGTCGTGGGATCGCGCCATGTGAGGCAAAGACCCTTATCGCCGAAGGTGTCCTCGGCCTTATTCTTGAAAGAACACCTCCCGAGCTGACCGATATCCTGGAATCTCTTATAGAAGATGCACTAAAAAACGAATCGGAGGTTGCTCATGACTAATATAATGCAAACCGGAGCCCGAGGTTTGTTGAAGGGTGCTGCCTTTGATGCTGCCGATGCCAAAGCTCAAGGTATCCGTGAAGATTTCCCCATTTTGACCGCCAGCCTGACTAAGCAGGGGGCTCCTCTGGTCTATCTCGACTCGGCTGCCACTTCACAAAAGCCAGGAGCCGTGATCGATGCGATTGTTGACTACTACGAAAACACAAACGCCAACGTCTACCGTTCCATCCATCGGCTGGGTGAGAAGGCAACAGCGGCCCTGGAGTCGGGAAGGGCCGCTGTTGCCGATTATATTGGCGCTGCATCCAGCCGGGAGATCATCTTTACCCGGGGGACAACGGAATCCTTCAACCTTCTGGCCTCCAGCTTGTGCCGAAGATTTGAAGCCGGGGATGAGATCATCTTAAGCGAAATGGAGCATCACGCGAACATTGTACCCTGGCATATGGCCGCCAAAAACTATGGGGTTGTTCTCAAATTTCTTCCTTTGAACGAGGCCGGCGATCTTGAGCTATCCGATCTGGACCGCCTGTTGAACCCGCGGACCAAGCTGGTCTCTCTTACACACATCTCTAACCTTCTGGGTACGATAAACCCCATAGGTCAGATAGCTCCCTTGGTGCATGCCCGGGGAGCGCTTTTGGCCGTTGATGCGGCCCAATCTCTTCCCCATATGCCCATTGATGTGAAAGCCCTTGGCGCGGATTTCCTGGCATTTTCCGGCCATAAGGCCTTTGCTCCCATGGGAATCGGCTGTCTCTATGGGCGCCAAGAGCTTTTGGAAAGTCTTCCCCCGTGGCAAGGCGGGGGAGAGATGATATCCGCGGTAGGCCTCCACGGTTTTTCCGTCAATGAACTACCCTGGAAATTCGAGGCCGGTACCCCAAATGTGGAAGGGGTGGTAGGACTCGAGGCGGCTCTTGATTATATGCGAAGGCTCGATCCTACATGGATCGATACCTGGACCGCCTCTTTGGCTGCCTATGCAATCGAAAGGCTTGAAGCGATACCGGGGGTGACGGTCCATGGTGCACCCCGCCTTCGAGCTGGGCTCTTTCCCTTTACCCTGGCTGGGGTCCATGCTCACGATTTGGCCGCCTTTCTTGATCGCAGCGGTATCGCCGTGCGTGCCGGAAAGCATTGCGCCCATCCTCTTTCCGACAAACTGGAGCTTCTCTCCAGCTGTCGTGCCAGCTTTCACGCCTATTCCACACGGGCGGATGCGGACGCGCTTATCAAACGCCTAACAGCTGCGGCACGCCGAGGAGTGATAGTATGAGCAGTATAGAAAGCGAGGTCGGCCGCGAGATTATCTACGATCACTATACGCGGCCACGGCATTTTGGTGCCCTCGGCCCTGATGCTGTAATGCTGGAAAATCCTTCATGTGGAGATACCGTACGTCTCAGTATAAGCGGTGGTATTTCTCCCGATGATTCAGAGACTCTGGAATTTCGGTTTGAGGGAAAAGGATGTTCCATCAGTCAATCCTCCACCTCCATGATGGTCGAACTGCTTTCGGGCAAAAGCCGCGGAGAGGCTATTCGCATAACGGAACATGTGCTCTCGGTCTTTCGGGGAGAGCGTGATCCCCATATTTTGGAAGACTTGGGGGATATCTCCGCGCTTGCCGGGATTGCCCGCCTTCCCGTTCGCGTAAAGTGTGCGGCCCTGGCCTGGCAGGGGGCTCTTAAACTTTTGCGGCAGCAAGAGCGAGAGCATTCGGAAGTGGAGCGATAGTCCCCTCTATTAGCGCCTGATACTTTCCCGAAGAATCAAGGCTCCGCCTACAAGCGAGCGGACCGTGGGGCTTCCGGGCGCCTCGATGCGGTTGTGAAGCTGTTTGACGGCTATGCTGGCGATGTCCCGTTTTGATACCTCTATGGTGGAAAGGGGGGGATCGGCCTGGGCCGACTGAGGGAGATTGTCGAAACCCAGCAGCGATACATCTTCTGGAATTCTAAAACCGTGGTCTTTGAGGGCCTTCATGGTGCCAAGGGCCATGATATCGTTGGAACAAATATAGGCTTTATGCGTAAGCTTTTTATGTTCTTCCAGGTAAGCGTTCATATCGCGATACGCTCCGTGAAAGGTTGATTCGACGGAAATAATATCCGGAGTCATGTCCGGATAATACGAAATGCTTTCTTTATACGCGTTTTCACGAATTCTGAAGTTTGAGATATCGGAATAACTAGCGACAAAGCCGATTTCCGGAAACCCGAGCTCTTTTAAATAGATAAAAGCCTTATAGATAGAACTCTTGTTATCCATATCCACAAAATCAAAGGGCAGATATTCGTTGTAGGTATCGATGAAGACTATAGGAATGGTAGTGGTGGAAAAAAGCAGCATGTCATCCCGGTTTAATTCCGTAGCAAGAACGATTGCCCCTGAAATTGATGGTTCCTGCAGTGCGCTGGCGATGATATCGGCTACGGATGTATGGGCAAAGGAAACCACCTCAAGTTTGTAGTCGAGTTCCTGTGCCCCTGAAGTGAGACCATCAAGATAATCGGCGATAAACACATCATGGTCGCGGTTGATGACTTGGCCATGCTTCGCAATTCTTAAGAATTTTATGGTCCGTTGTTGTGATGCTGCACCATGATTTTTATTGTAATCAAAATGGCGTATTGCTTTCAGTACCCGGTCTCTGGTCTCCGGACTGATGTTTCCCTTGTTGTTGAGAACAAGCGAGACTGTTGCACTGGAAACCTCGGCATAATTTGCAATATCTTTCAGTGTTACTTTCACTCCGTATAAGTCCTTTTCCATTTTTTGCTATCTAAGTATATCCGCGGAGTTATATTTTAGCAATAAAATAGTAAAAATTTTACCACCTTTTACTTTGCAAATATTCGTATATAGGCATTTTTCGTGCCGAAAACTACCTAAAAATAAAACTTGACAGCGAAAAAAAAGCATTGTACCCTATGTTAGTAAAACGTTAACTAAACGTTTACCAATATTAGTAGTTAAAGATTTACTAACTGTAAGGGGAAAGTATGAAAAAACTTTATGGTCTTACAACAGCCATGATTACGCCCTACGACAATAAGGGGAAGCTTAATCTCGACATGGTTGGTGAAATGACCCGCTTTCAAATAGAGCGGGGGACGCATTGTCTCTATCCCGGTGGTACGACCGGCGAAATGTACCTTTTATCGGAAGAAGAACGAAAGGCCCTGGCCAAGGCTACCGTTGATGCGGGTAAGGGAAAAGCGAACATTTTTATTCATGTAGGTGCGATGACCCAGGATGAAACCATTCGCCTTGCACAACACGCCAGCGAGATCGGAGCAGACGGTATTGGTGTTGTGACCCCTTCCTATTTTAAGGTTACCGATGGGATGATGGTGAACTATTTTACAACGATTGCAAACAGTGTTCCGAAAGATTTTCCCATCTATCTATACAATATCCCGCAATGTTCGGGAAACGATTTAAAGCCGGACACCATTCGTCAGATCATTGACAAGGCTCCCAATGTGGTGGGCATTAAGTATAGTTTCGCCGATTTTGTCAGGACCATCGAATATGTCGGAATCGCTGAAGATTTTTCCGTAGTCATCGGAGCCGATATTCTTTTCCATTCCGGTCTTGCCATGGGCTGTACCGGAACCGTCTCCGGGGTTGCCTCTGTTTATCCCGAGCCCTTTGTTGCCATCTACGATGCCTTTCTCAAGGGCGACCAGGAAAAGGCCCGGCGGATTCAGAAAAAAGCGGTTGAAATCGCCAACCTGCTGAAGAATGGTTCGAATATGTCCTATTTTAAAACAGCGCTTAAACATCGGGGATATGATGTCGGGGGTATGCGCGCACCTTTGATGGATTTGTCCGATGAAGAACAGCAGCGGCTCGTCGAGCAGCTTAAAGCATGGGAAGACTCGGCTCTCGGCGAGTTTTGATCCCGATAACCTTTTTATTTTACAAGAAGGAGTAAGAACATGAAGAAGAAGATCACTATGGTACTGATCGCTTTGCTGGCGGTCGGTACTCTCTGTTTTGCCAATGGTCAGACCGAAGGCAAGCCTTTTCCTGCCAAGGAAGTAACCATTGTCGTTCCCTATTCTCCAGGTGGCGCTTCCGATACCGTGACCCGGATCATTGCAAAAAATACCGAATCTGCATTGGGCGTTCCCGTAATCGTCACCAATAAGACCGGTGCTTCCGGTTCCATCGGTATGGATTATGTGAGAAAAAGCACACCCGACGGATATACCATCTCCTACATGCCTGTTGAATCCACCATGGTAAGTGCTCTTGGCTATACCGATCTCGCTCCCGCAGATTTTGATTTCGTAGCAGGTGCCATGACCCTTTCCGCCGCCCTTACCGTTCGTGCGGACGCGCCCTGGGACAGTGTCGAGGAGTTCCTTGCATATGCAAAAGCGAACCCCGG from Sediminispirochaeta bajacaliforniensis DSM 16054 includes:
- a CDS encoding dihydrodipicolinate synthase family protein, which codes for MKKLYGLTTAMITPYDNKGKLNLDMVGEMTRFQIERGTHCLYPGGTTGEMYLLSEEERKALAKATVDAGKGKANIFIHVGAMTQDETIRLAQHASEIGADGIGVVTPSYFKVTDGMMVNYFTTIANSVPKDFPIYLYNIPQCSGNDLKPDTIRQIIDKAPNVVGIKYSFADFVRTIEYVGIAEDFSVVIGADILFHSGLAMGCTGTVSGVASVYPEPFVAIYDAFLKGDQEKARRIQKKAVEIANLLKNGSNMSYFKTALKHRGYDVGGMRAPLMDLSDEEQQRLVEQLKAWEDSALGEF
- a CDS encoding aminotransferase class V-fold PLP-dependent enzyme — encoded protein: MTNIMQTGARGLLKGAAFDAADAKAQGIREDFPILTASLTKQGAPLVYLDSAATSQKPGAVIDAIVDYYENTNANVYRSIHRLGEKATAALESGRAAVADYIGAASSREIIFTRGTTESFNLLASSLCRRFEAGDEIILSEMEHHANIVPWHMAAKNYGVVLKFLPLNEAGDLELSDLDRLLNPRTKLVSLTHISNLLGTINPIGQIAPLVHARGALLAVDAAQSLPHMPIDVKALGADFLAFSGHKAFAPMGIGCLYGRQELLESLPPWQGGGEMISAVGLHGFSVNELPWKFEAGTPNVEGVVGLEAALDYMRRLDPTWIDTWTASLAAYAIERLEAIPGVTVHGAPRLRAGLFPFTLAGVHAHDLAAFLDRSGIAVRAGKHCAHPLSDKLELLSSCRASFHAYSTRADADALIKRLTAAARRGVIV
- a CDS encoding SufD family Fe-S cluster assembly protein; translated protein: MNERTMEAIRLSWLSEHKNKAEAAWKQLPWPGRKNPQWKNSPVSLFEAETFTTEQDWEEHAWDTVDTASDPRATASRAIDDDSYAAVLRLVDGKPDFDKQTIESRGIELSFGAAPEWGARFIEASDLSDKLHARLFAEAAPVMSLSIASDVNLAGPILLDWVDGRHNFYAAPLIFLKIGEAAQLRLTLCWRNPDGRKTRLFLSPALFVDLGRNARLDLFELEHLSHRDRFLDYPVAILEEKAELRWSRGIFGVGVSKSTILARLEGRASRFDFAAAYASPDKSHVDISVTQRHIAPFTWSRSRLDAVADGSGKAISHGLIEVKESAIGTDAYLSTKTLALSPHAKAVSLPELAIKTNDLTASHGSTVGTISPDELFYLASRGIAPCEAKTLIAEGVLGLILERTPPELTDILESLIEDALKNESEVAHD
- the sufU gene encoding Fe-S cluster assembly sulfur transfer protein SufU, encoding MSSIESEVGREIIYDHYTRPRHFGALGPDAVMLENPSCGDTVRLSISGGISPDDSETLEFRFEGKGCSISQSSTSMMVELLSGKSRGEAIRITEHVLSVFRGERDPHILEDLGDISALAGIARLPVRVKCAALAWQGALKLLRQQEREHSEVER
- the sufB gene encoding Fe-S cluster assembly protein SufB yields the protein MSETNTMEAVAGIGDDAYKFGFHSPEHSIIKTKKGLSEEVVREISAAKGEAAWMLEFRLAALETFRKMPMPCWGADLSGIDFDDYYYYAKPVNEQSGSWEDLPQDIRDTYERLGIPEAERRFLGGVGAQYDSEMVYHKIRKDFESKGILFMDTETGEREHEELFRKYFASVVPPADNKFAALNAAVWSGGSFVYVPKGVKVDIPLQAYFRINTKSLAQFERTLIVVDEGAFVHYIEGCTAPIYAKDSLHTGVVEIVALPGARVRYSTIQNWSTNVYNLVTQRAKAHAGATVEWVDGNIGSKSTMKYPCVILAGEGAHGEVLSIAFAGRGQEQDAGGKMIHLANNTSSVITSKSISKDGGISSYRGLVKVAPHLRGVKSKVECDALILDEESTSNTYPTMDIQTDDVRMEHEAKVSKISEDELFYLQSRGIDEEEAAKMIVAGFIDPLVRELPMEYAVELNRLIDLEMEGAVG
- a CDS encoding LacI family DNA-binding transcriptional regulator; this translates as MEKDLYGVKVTLKDIANYAEVSSATVSLVLNNKGNISPETRDRVLKAIRHFDYNKNHGAASQQRTIKFLRIAKHGQVINRDHDVFIADYLDGLTSGAQELDYKLEVVSFAHTSVADIIASALQEPSISGAIVLATELNRDDMLLFSTTTIPIVFIDTYNEYLPFDFVDMDNKSSIYKAFIYLKELGFPEIGFVASYSDISNFRIRENAYKESISYYPDMTPDIISVESTFHGAYRDMNAYLEEHKKLTHKAYICSNDIMALGTMKALKDHGFRIPEDVSLLGFDNLPQSAQADPPLSTIEVSKRDIASIAVKQLHNRIEAPGSPTVRSLVGGALILRESIRR